TTCTTGGTTTTTTTCCGCgaggtggaagaagacgTATTTCGAATGGATCCCAATTTTTTTTCTTGAATCTCGTTTGTGTTGGCGAACTCTGGTTTCCCCGCGAAGAACTGGTCACCGAGTTCAGGTGCTGGAGGGAACTTTACGCGCTAGTAAACGTTCATGCAACCTGCATGTCTCTATCGCAAGTTCAGTCTCATGTCTCGCTCTGCTAGTCGGACTGCATGACTTCTACTGCTCTGAGGTCACACGAACTGCCGGAAGGAAACTGTGCTCCAGAGATGAAAGTATCGAACGTCCTCGcttacatgcatatatatatatatatatatatatatatatatatatatgtttaaaTGTTTGCGGATACATGCATATCCTGGGTGTACCACTATTTCATTCCGTGTAGTACGTCCATATGTTTAgatgtgaagaagagagagatggcaTGTATGGTTGATGCTCCAAGCTGTCGGTCAGAGGTCAGCTTCTTTTTGTGTAGCGTATCGGGGTGCTCAAGAGGCTTTTTCTTCGgcgttcgttctctctccgttcgtttttcgcgtcgttctcttcagCGCATATGCACACTTCTGTTGGTGTTGAGTTCCACGAGTGAGGGCCTGTGGCGattgcgtcgccttcttttctcggattttctcgttcgtctctctcgaggagACGTTTGCACATGCGGGTGTTTTTTCGTCGTTCTTTGGCTCACtttctcctttgttttttccaggaTCGTCGCACGCACACCGGCGTCCTCGAGTTCGTTGCGGAGGAAGGAACTTGCCACTTTCCTTACTGGGCAAGTGCTCAAGGGTGAAGCGGGAATCCGTTCAGTGAATCTAAAAACTCGGCGAATCTGTTGCCTTCTGGTTTCCTGTCCTCAGTGACCGTTGCCTCTCTTCAAGCCGCGCGTCTGCGGGTGGCGTCGAAGCGCGGCGTTTTCTCTGGGAGACAAAACAAGTCACAGAGCAGTGGGAGACCTTGTGACCCTTCGAGGGATtgctgagaagaaaaccgtttctcccgcgtctaAGGTTGACACCCCACACAGTTTTCGTCGAtctgaagaaggcgcaaCAGTCCTTCACCTGCTCATGCGTGGATGTTGAGAGGCCTCGAGGGTGCATGTTGTGGGCGTCCGTACCTGTCCGAAAGCCGCTTCGTGTACGACCGCGAATGCACAACAGGTCCACCTTCTCTCCAGAACCTGTCGGATTTGCGGAGACGCTTGTCCCCGTTCTCTGCTTTGCAGATGATGCAAAATTTGGGactggaagaaggagacatcGTCCGAGTCCGGAACATCAGCTTGCCGAAAGGCACCTTCGTCGAGCTTCAACCGGTCACCACTGAGTTCCTTCAAGTTTCCAATCCAAGAGCTGTGTATGTCCTCTCGCACGCAGTTGCACTTGCAGCGTCCTACAGTCGTCTATGTTCCTTCACAGACAGACAAGTCCCCACTTACCTCTGCAACCATCTTCATGCCCCTCTTCAGATGCTTCGACTTCTCCATCTGTCCGTTCGCATCTCTCTGTAGCGTCCCTTCTGTTCGCATACACGTTTGCATCGATCTATCCCCATACATCTATGCTTGCAGGGTGTCTGGATGGATATACTCATAAAGGTAAACAGTTACGCATGGCGATCTGAACGGGATCTGGGTTGCTCTGTATGCAGGTCCCTGTCTTGATTAAACACTCTGGTTTGACTGCGTATATAACTATATCTCTTCATTTATTTACAAGGTTCACGGATGCTGGTGCAGATGTTTACTGAGTGCCCAGAGTTCCCGATGAGAGCGTCCCAGAGAGAAGTTGAGTGACGCTTGGCACACGAGGAAATCGGATTTCTCCGCAAGCGAGTCTCGCTGCGTTTCCAGGCTGGAGGTGGCGCTCAGAGGCTACGCCGCGCTGACCGTGGGGGACCTGATTTACTTGCCCTTTCTAGACAAGGGATTCCAGCTTCTCGTCACGGTAGGGAgcggcgacagcgaagaagagtctgcgcaaacgaaggagacgcgcgaggaagaagacaagcagacagttccgagggagaagaagacaaggtCTGGAAGAGAATATGTGAAAGAAAGACAGTCCAGACACACAAAGAACATCCATCTGGCGACAGCGATTGAAGACTCTGAAGCTGAAGGCTTTGTTTGCCAAACTTTGAGGAGGCTTGAACATCCAGGACGAGGTGGCGGACATAGCTGTTTATTTGATCTTTTCTCCTGGTTTCCTCAGGATCTCCGGCCGGCACCTGCAGTGTCGATAATCGAAACAGACATGGAGGTTGAATTCAAGGCTCCAGAGGGCTACGTTGAGCCGACCGTTCGAGCCAAGCAGAGCACGTCTGGtgcgagaacaagaaaaaaatCCTCTTCATCTGTCACCAACCTGACTTCCCGTTGTTTCTCGCACAAccctgttctcttcctcacaAGTTGTGGATATCTGCTCCCCTAGGAAATGTTGTTTTCCATCCAGAGCTGCCGCCTGTCTCAGAGAattcctcgttttctctcgatcCTCCAGTTGGGAGTCTTCTCGGCAAAAgcgttgtttctttccttcgtttgcGGCTTCCGTCGATCCCCCAGCGTCTCTCAGTCAGTCCCCCCTGTAAAGCCTAGAACTCTAGATGTCTGTTGCCTTGCTTTACCGAtcatctttctctctctcccagtttttttcttcgcgcgcgTCCACTCGCGAGCAGAGAACGGCCTCTGGTGGATTCGCTGCATTTGCTCATCTcgcgctttctctgttctcgacttcctttcttcgtctctccctcggtTCTGCAGCCAGTTTCGCTTTGCTCTTTatccgcgtcttctttgaTTTGCTCCTTTGTGTTGGCtgctctcgcgtttccttcacTTGCGTGAGCTTGCGAATGTTCTTCTCTAAAGGACCTCGTCTTTATTTTCTTCGTTGCCGTTCTTGGCTCCTTcagaagcagacgccgcgatgaacagcgaagaagagtccTCGGAGATTGACTCTGCAGAGTCGGACAGCAGTCAACGAGTATTGGTAAgactttctttcttttcttccctccctttgtttttgttgcttcctctcggctctcctctctctcagtcgctcgctctctctccctttgctTTCCAGCCAGACGTTGTGACCTCGCAGGTATTGCACTCGCGCGCAAGGCGCGCCTCGCCTCTTGTTCGTTTTGAGGCGACTGAGTGACCATCTCCCGCGTGCGATGTGCTATTTGTTTTGATTCTTTTAAAATCTTTTTCTTCAATTTCCGGGCAATGGTTTTTCGCTGCAGTTTGCCGGGAAAGGCACACGGCTGGACGGGAAGGCGATCAGAGCGTCTCCCGAGAGCGcaccagcgaagaaggaagaggaaactcgGGAGCCGTGGAAGAACCGGATCAAAAACGGCGTCCGCGTAAGTTTGGAAGACGTTGGTTTTTGTTTTAGTTCGCCTTCGCGACGCTTTTTGTCGCTCGCTGGCGAGACACAAAGAACGTCGGAAGCTTTCTCCCGAGAAACCTACACTGTGCGCATCTGAAAGAACGATTCGAGCGTTTGTCTGACACAGAGGCCGCCGTCTGCGATGCGAAGGCGATCTGAAGCGCATCTGGCCCTCACACTGTGGGGAGGCATTCGTTTTACCGAAAACACTGTTCTTATGTTTCTCAAGAGAACGAATTAAGAGAAGCTTCTCGGTTTAGTTGTCGTccgcttctgctctttctccttcgtctgctctcgTGTCTGTCCGCTGTCGAGAtctctctgcgcatgcaaggaGGCactcctgtttcctcttttgtcGACTGAGGAGTGTAGGCGATTCGCTTTCTCCAGCATCATGCGTTAGTTGCTGCTTAGAGGGTACTCTCCACGTTCGTCTTCACTACGTCTGCAGGTCGCCTGCGAGCTTTTTTTTGCTGGATTTTGTGCTTGGTCGCCTCGAGTTCTCATCTCTTGACCGCTTgcgcgttctcctctcttgtcgCAGACGAAATGTGCAGAGTACGACGAACTGGTTCGAGAAGGAAGAATTCCTGGATTTATCGGAAAAGTCTCCTCAGGGACAGCAGGGCGCCTCCCGGGTGTCTCCGGAGACGCCGGTGAAGGAAGCGCCAACTCCCGGGGATTCGCGGCGTTCTTTGGAAAAGGCAATACCTGCGAGTAACTGAGACGTCCAGGAAAAgctccgagagagaagagagggaggaacgagactgaagagagaagggagccGAGAACAGagcagaaagggagaggacgcagagagatcCGGAGAAAGCGGCGAGGCCGGAAGTCTCTGagatttgtttttctccgtcgaGGATTTTgcaggaaagcgagagaaaagaacaaagGGGCAAGAGAAAGGTTCTGTCGTATACGAACGCGCCGCTCCAACCACTCCACGGAAGAGGAGGCTCACCCTCCCCCGGTGGAGAACAGAACGGCGCTGAATGCACGGTGAAGAAAGTTCGAAGAAGCGGCTCGACGTCCCCTCAGGTCTTTCGGCGGCTTCGCCGTTCGACCTCGCAAGGGCTCGCAGAGATAAGCGCCTTGCGTGTGTGATAAACCTGGACTCTTGTGAAGGAACAGTGTGAAAGAAACGAGGCTCAGAAACAAACCTATGGACGCTCAATCCTAGAAATAACTGAACAAATATACAGACATGTATGTATTGGTATATCTGTGTGTGTCATGTTCGACTGTGTGCGGTGTAGATGGAGTCGCATCGTTTCTGTCAGTGGAGTTGAGAGGAAAAGTGAGCCGGTGCGTCTTGTGTGAGGAAGACCTCTTTTTTTGGAAGGGATATGGTGAGCGAAGTCGCTTTCTGctcgagcagagagaagcatcGAGGTGCCTTCGATTGGGAGGTTCCACGTGTAAAGCAGGCGCGGGGCGAGGAAGGGCGCCTTCGACTCCCTTTTGCAGACTCAAGTTTCCAGACGCAGCGCAGGCACGCGCTTGGTTTCACAAAGATCTCAGATTttcggcggagacagcagcggtTAACTGGCAAACGTGTGGACCACCGTTTCGCTCGAAAAAGGGAGGCCCGTGCCTTTGACGGAAgacaaaaaaagacagacTGAATTCACTCTCCCCGCTCGCGgggcctctctctccttcgcggtCTTTTCAGGtcgggagagacgcggggaaagagcgagacgcaAACGCAACACCGAGCAGCGAGGAATCTCTAGACGGCGGCGTTTCCCGTGGCACTCTGGGCGGaaccgagagcgagaacggagaaaaacgagacaaggaaagatGGAGAGGACACCGAAGGCTGAGAAGCGCTATGCACGGCGCACATGCTCTCTCATTGTTCGGTGATTGCTGGCTATGCTTGTTACCATCTCAAGCTTTGAAGTTGGTAGAGTAGACGCACATAGGCTAAAGCCATATGCCACTGGTGTTGTCAATGCCAAGAAATCAACCGGCAAAGATATTCCAcctgcacacacacgcacgCACAAACACAAGACTCAACGTTCAAAAACAAAATGCACACAAACGGatatactcatatatatatatatatatatatatatatatacagtaGTGGGGAGTAAACACAGAAGCCCCgaaagaggacagagaggaattCAGATACTCAGTGGGTACGCTAGGATCGGTTTAggggaaaaaacgaggctcgagagcaagagagagaaatgcacTTCATATTTGAAGGCGCCAGACACACAGCAATATCTACGTGTATATACAAGGTTCTATATAGTATATCCAGTGTATGTGATTCACCACGAgcacagaggaagcagatAGCGTTAAGCGCGTTTGTGTACCCAGCAGGGAGATTGTCACTAACGCAGGCATCTCTGTCAGTGGGTTTTGccctttccctctcctcccgtGTCGCTCCGTCGAGCTTGAGCGGTCACTCTTTTTccaggaaaaacagacatAGCAATGCACAGACGCGGCTCTCTCTTCGGAGTCTACAGCAGCAGACAGGCGTGCAGCGCGGGCCGAGCAAAAAGGGAAGTCTCTCCCGGAAAGAAGCACCGAACAACCGGAACGCCAGAGCCTCTGCAGCCTCTGTGGCGCGAGAAATgactcttctcttttgtaCAAAACATTCCCTCCCTTTCGACTACGCAAATGGCACATTCCCACGTTCTTCACAGAACGCCcaaaacggaaaaaaacatACGTACACAAACATGCGGATATACACATAAACATATttatagatgtatatatatgtatatatgtatatatatgtataagtatatgcatgtatatggaTGTTCTTCATATGGGAACAGGCCACTCGAGGAGCGTGAAGAGACGGTATCTGGTTTGTCTCTTGGCGTCCCTTAGCCGTGCACACACTCGTTCATAAAGCgaagacaagaggagaaaaaaggggaCGGGGGACGCACCTTGGGCAAGCTCGAGAGCCTGGTGTCTCCCCCATgctcactgcatgcatgttccCAGTTCACGGTTGAGAAGTGAATATTAAAGACGCGAGTCGTCGTTCCCCAAGTTACCAAACTCAAAGCAGGTGCATCCAATGCTGTATTTGTTACtaaaaacacacaaaaaaccACAACAAGCGAACGCGAAACCTGAAGGCGCCCTCCCACACACGATCACGCGcctcgaagaaaaaacgggaCTTCCATGCAGTGTCAACCAAATGGAAATGCGCCCAGCATGACGCCTTCGATCGggtgaaggagacacagaaatcAAGAAATGCAGGGAAAACGCCGAGATGTGTGGAATGAGAGAGATGTCCACACCGCGAAAAGAACGGAAACGCGGAGACACAGTGCCCGGTTGCCTTTCAGGTCCG
This Toxoplasma gondii ME49 chromosome VIII, whole genome shotgun sequence DNA region includes the following protein-coding sequences:
- the UFD1CY gene encoding ubiquitin fusion degradation protein UFD1CY (encoded by transcript TGME49_270530~Product name based on PMID:19808683.) — translated: MFSRHVANLLGMGEMDGGPGSGFSQCYSCFPVSFIGKDEMEKGNKILLPQSALHALARLHISWPMLFEVVNEAKDRRTHTGVLEFVAEEGTCHFPYWMMQNLGLEEGDIVRVRNISLPKGTFVELQPVTTEFLQVSNPRAVLEVALRGYAALTVGDLIYLPFLDKGFQLLVTDLRPAPAVSIIETDMEVEFKAPEGYVEPTVRAKQSTSEADAAMNSEEESSEIDSAESDSSQRVLFAGKGTRLDGKAIRASPESAPAKKEEETREPWKNRIKNGVRTKCAEYDELVREGRIPGFIGKVSSGTAGRLPGVSGDAGEGSANSRGFAAFFGKGNTCE